From bacterium, the proteins below share one genomic window:
- a CDS encoding DEAD/DEAH box helicase translates to MPNQKPTAPHHPAVPSHHAPAHRPPVSPAVPADLASADVFATLIPELQRAVAEEGYTIPTPIQAAAIPHLLAGRDLLGCAQTGTGKTAAFTLPLLQYLTQHKRVPSRGRPRVLILGPTRELVAQIGDSIRTYGRYVNVTHTTIFGGVGQQPQVVAVNRGVDIVAATPGRLLDLMQQGHVRLDQVEVFILDEADRMLDMGFIRDIRQILNALPKKRHTLFFSATMAKEVVELARTMVHDPVHVTITPGQPTVEKIDQKVLFVDKGNKDSLLASLLKDPSINRVIVFVQMKHAADKVVHKLMMCGISAEAIHGNKSQSARTRALAGFKAGKIRVLVATDIAARGLDVDDITHVVNYDLPLEPETYVHRIGRTARAGASGDAVAFCAAEDREFLRAIERLIRKAIPVDVAHEFHSETARNATGANARPPPRRQMRGGGGGG, encoded by the coding sequence ATGCCTAATCAAAAACCAACAGCCCCCCATCACCCGGCGGTCCCTTCCCACCATGCCCCAGCGCACCGACCGCCCGTCAGTCCTGCTGTCCCAGCCGATCTTGCGTCTGCGGATGTGTTTGCCACTTTAATTCCCGAATTGCAGCGCGCGGTGGCCGAGGAGGGGTATACCATTCCCACACCTATTCAGGCGGCGGCGATCCCGCATCTGCTGGCTGGGCGTGACTTGCTTGGATGTGCACAGACGGGGACCGGGAAAACCGCGGCGTTCACCCTGCCGCTTCTTCAGTATCTGACCCAGCACAAGCGCGTGCCTTCCCGTGGTCGGCCCCGTGTGTTGATTCTGGGCCCTACGCGTGAATTGGTCGCCCAGATCGGGGATAGTATCCGGACCTATGGCCGATATGTGAATGTGACCCATACCACTATTTTCGGTGGGGTGGGGCAGCAGCCGCAGGTGGTGGCGGTCAACCGTGGAGTGGATATTGTGGCGGCAACACCCGGGCGTTTGCTTGATCTTATGCAGCAGGGGCATGTCCGCTTGGATCAGGTCGAAGTATTTATTCTGGATGAAGCGGATCGGATGCTGGATATGGGCTTCATCCGCGATATCCGCCAGATTTTGAACGCCTTGCCCAAGAAACGCCACACACTCTTTTTCTCTGCGACCATGGCGAAGGAAGTCGTTGAACTTGCGCGCACGATGGTCCACGATCCTGTTCATGTAACGATTACACCGGGACAGCCGACAGTGGAAAAGATCGACCAGAAAGTGCTTTTTGTGGATAAGGGCAATAAGGATTCCCTTTTGGCTTCGCTCCTGAAAGATCCCTCGATCAATCGCGTGATTGTATTTGTGCAGATGAAGCATGCCGCCGACAAAGTGGTGCACAAGTTGATGATGTGTGGCATTTCAGCTGAGGCCATTCACGGCAATAAGAGTCAGAGTGCGCGAACGAGGGCGCTAGCAGGGTTTAAGGCGGGGAAGATCCGTGTGCTGGTTGCCACGGATATTGCGGCCCGCGGTTTGGATGTGGATGATATCACCCACGTCGTCAATTACGATCTGCCTCTTGAGCCGGAGACCTATGTTCATCGAATCGGCAGAACGGCCCGGGCGGGTGCCTCAGGTGATGCGGTCGCATTTTGTGCGGCCGAAGATCGTGAATTTCTGCGTGCGATTGAGCGGTTGATCCGCAAGGCCATTCCGGTGGATGTGGCACATGAATTTCATTCCGAGACGGCTCGGAACGCGACGGGAGCCAATGCGCGCCCGCCCCCGCGCCGACAGATGAGAGGCGGTGGTGGCGGTGG
- a CDS encoding zinc ribbon domain-containing protein — MPIYEFYCHKCNTIYNFLSRTIQPDKRPHCPQCKRIKLEKQISVFAHTGRAKESPAGGEPEMPMDESKMERAMDALAREADGMSEEDPRQAANLMRKFSDMTGMKLGSGMQEALNRLEAGESPDEIEAELGDRLEKEDPFIMPDKDKKGSSKGTPRPAPKRDATLHEM; from the coding sequence ATGCCGATTTACGAATTTTACTGTCATAAATGCAATACGATCTATAATTTTCTGTCGCGCACCATTCAGCCCGACAAGCGCCCCCATTGCCCCCAATGCAAACGCATTAAGCTCGAAAAGCAAATTTCGGTATTTGCGCACACCGGCAGGGCCAAGGAATCCCCGGCAGGAGGTGAACCTGAAATGCCAATGGATGAATCCAAAATGGAGCGGGCCATGGATGCCCTCGCCCGTGAGGCCGACGGCATGAGTGAGGAGGACCCCCGGCAAGCCGCCAACCTGATGCGCAAGTTTTCGGATATGACCGGCATGAAACTCGGATCGGGAATGCAGGAAGCCCTGAATCGTCTGGAAGCCGGCGAAAGTCCGGACGAAATTGAGGCAGAACTCGGGGACCGATTGGAAAAGGAAGATCCCTTTATCATGCCCGACAAAGACAAAAAGGGATCCAGTAAAGGAACCCCACGGCCAGCACCCAAACGTGACGCCACCCTTCATGAAATGTAA
- a CDS encoding 3-deoxy-7-phosphoheptulonate synthase, which translates to MSTPPKTENLNVLELIPLITPHTLKQELDASPTMLSNVLSARQTIRDILAGKDPRLLVVIGPCSIHDPLAALEYAARLATLRKEVEKELFVLMRVYFEKPRTTIGWKGLIYDPHMDGSADIACGLRIARRMLLKINEMGLPTATEMLDPIVPQYTADLVSWVAIGARTTESQTHRQMASGLSMPIGFKNRTDGNVQVAVDAMEAARHPQSFLGIDEDGHIAIVRTKGNAYGHLILRGAKSGPNYEAEGVRDACERMNAGHLRPTLMVDCSHGNSGKNFAAQEKVWNSVLAQRISGNKAIIGMLVESNLCEGSQPIPKDLAELRHGVSVTDECVGWDTTEKMLREASRALRAR; encoded by the coding sequence ATGAGCACCCCTCCCAAAACAGAAAATCTCAACGTTCTTGAACTCATTCCACTGATCACTCCACACACCCTCAAACAGGAACTGGATGCCTCACCGACCATGCTTAGCAACGTGCTTTCTGCGCGCCAGACCATCAGGGATATTTTGGCAGGAAAGGATCCACGCCTCCTTGTAGTCATCGGCCCCTGCTCTATCCACGACCCGCTGGCTGCCCTGGAATATGCCGCCCGACTCGCCACACTCCGCAAGGAAGTCGAAAAAGAGCTCTTTGTTCTGATGCGGGTCTATTTCGAGAAGCCGCGCACCACCATTGGCTGGAAAGGCCTGATCTATGACCCACATATGGATGGGTCGGCCGATATCGCCTGCGGCTTACGCATTGCACGTCGTATGCTATTGAAAATAAACGAGATGGGACTACCCACCGCCACCGAAATGTTGGATCCCATTGTGCCCCAATACACCGCGGATCTGGTCAGCTGGGTAGCCATCGGCGCCCGCACCACAGAATCACAAACCCACCGACAGATGGCCAGCGGCCTTTCCATGCCAATCGGCTTTAAAAACCGGACCGATGGGAACGTTCAGGTGGCGGTAGATGCCATGGAGGCTGCTCGCCATCCTCAAAGCTTTTTAGGAATCGATGAAGATGGACACATTGCCATCGTCCGGACAAAAGGCAATGCATACGGTCATCTGATTCTACGGGGAGCAAAATCGGGCCCTAATTATGAGGCAGAAGGAGTCCGGGATGCTTGCGAGCGTATGAATGCCGGCCACCTTCGCCCCACTCTCATGGTGGACTGTAGTCACGGCAATTCGGGCAAGAATTTTGCGGCTCAGGAGAAGGTTTGGAATTCAGTCTTGGCCCAACGCATCAGCGGCAACAAGGCTATCATCGGAATGCTGGTCGAGAGTAACTTGTGTGAAGGGAGCCAGCCCATTCCCAAAGATCTTGCCGAACTACGTCACGGCGTTTCAGTAACCGATGAATGCGTAGGCTGGGATACCACTGAAAAAATGCTGAGGGAGGCATCCCGCGCCCTTCGGGCGCGGTAA
- the rnc gene encoding ribonuclease III: protein MILGLRRPNPYRELEKRLGYKFSDREFLETALLHRSYRYEVKDVVTDNQRLEFLGDAIAGFLVAAHLYRIHCDGDEGVLTEMRSRLTSGKAMAAVARDIELGDFMRLGKGEEMAGGRKREALLADGLEAVIGAAYLDGGVKAAEKIVIKLLIPLLGEKPTEEWMDNPKGKLQELSQGLYSCGPEYRCVSEEGPPHRKVFVVDAIVGGARLGQGTGSSKRAAEIEAAIVGVRKLLAGR, encoded by the coding sequence ATGATATTAGGCTTAAGACGGCCAAATCCGTATCGCGAATTGGAAAAGCGATTAGGTTACAAATTCAGTGATCGTGAATTTCTGGAGACGGCGTTGCTCCATCGCTCCTATCGCTATGAGGTGAAGGATGTGGTCACGGATAATCAGCGCCTTGAATTTCTGGGTGATGCCATTGCCGGCTTCCTGGTGGCGGCCCATCTCTATCGGATCCATTGTGATGGGGATGAGGGAGTCTTGACGGAGATGAGGAGCCGGTTGACGAGTGGGAAGGCGATGGCGGCAGTGGCTCGCGATATCGAATTGGGCGATTTTATGAGGCTGGGGAAGGGGGAGGAAATGGCGGGGGGGCGTAAGCGTGAAGCGCTCCTGGCGGATGGCTTGGAGGCCGTGATTGGCGCCGCGTATCTCGATGGAGGCGTCAAGGCGGCAGAAAAAATTGTCATCAAGCTGTTGATTCCGTTACTCGGCGAAAAGCCGACGGAAGAATGGATGGATAACCCGAAGGGAAAACTGCAGGAGCTTTCCCAGGGGCTTTATAGCTGTGGGCCTGAGTACCGTTGTGTTTCCGAAGAAGGCCCTCCGCATCGCAAGGTATTTGTGGTTGATGCGATTGTCGGTGGGGCTCGCCTGGGGCAGGGGACAGGCTCCAGTAAACGTGCCGCCGAGATCGAAGCGGCGATTGTGGGCGTCAGGAAGCTGTTGGCAGGACGATAG